A genomic region of Photobacterium swingsii contains the following coding sequences:
- a CDS encoding glycoside hydrolase family 9 protein has translation MTRTIILLLALVTSCVLQAQTIVVNQLGYLSNGDKVAYWLKPSSESVTLWSVDQNKSIAQFRAQSQKQLKDERPVAMINFSEVKVTGWFQLVAGDVRSAPFQIASNTYHDLSQRLVHALYLQRSGVSVNDKTTGLARPISHMKDGVIFRTDTFHKKGKSLDMTGGWYDAGDFGKYTATTTITVARLLEAYRQSPDMFKPAHDQSLPPILDEAQFGLNWLLKMQRADGAVYRKVSGAKWPAKIPPWQDTQPRYIYGVSTPETAKFAATMAFASRIYANYQPSMARRYLQAAVHAWRYLEVTPEQYIDWQNGDDSGSGPYIKNKEDNEASLDTDVDDRLWALAELYITTQQDKYLTAFEAQYDKQWVDIFEWKNPALMGVWHLLLTLDRGQELYQQLATDLRDVAEKYITQANDSAFSIANQRFIWGSNKMTAEAGILIAWSDAIQRHQPPHKAQYRAVVQSQIDYLLGANAFNLSFVTGSGTYAVRNLHHLYRIATGVYLPGYLVGGPNEKAQAGVAPKNMGMLSYIDSEKSYAVNEFAIDYNASLIGLLATHHAYFRQY, from the coding sequence ATGACAAGGACGATCATTCTTCTGTTAGCACTGGTAACGAGTTGTGTACTACAAGCACAAACAATTGTGGTTAACCAACTCGGCTATTTATCGAATGGCGATAAAGTCGCCTATTGGTTAAAACCAAGCTCGGAAAGTGTCACGTTATGGTCTGTGGATCAAAATAAAAGCATTGCCCAATTTCGCGCTCAAAGTCAGAAACAGCTTAAAGATGAACGTCCCGTAGCCATGATTAATTTCAGTGAAGTGAAAGTGACAGGGTGGTTTCAACTGGTGGCGGGTGATGTGCGATCAGCACCTTTTCAAATCGCATCGAATACTTATCACGATCTGAGTCAACGTTTGGTTCATGCCTTGTACCTTCAGCGCTCGGGCGTAAGTGTTAATGACAAAACCACTGGGTTAGCTAGACCAATTAGCCATATGAAAGACGGTGTAATTTTCCGAACTGATACTTTTCATAAGAAAGGCAAGTCGTTAGATATGACGGGGGGGTGGTACGATGCGGGTGATTTTGGCAAATACACGGCTACTACCACAATTACTGTAGCACGTTTGTTAGAAGCATACCGTCAATCACCAGACATGTTTAAACCGGCTCATGATCAATCATTGCCTCCTATTTTAGATGAAGCGCAGTTTGGCTTGAATTGGCTACTGAAAATGCAACGTGCTGATGGTGCCGTTTATCGAAAAGTATCGGGTGCAAAATGGCCAGCTAAAATTCCACCTTGGCAAGATACACAACCTCGTTACATTTACGGTGTCAGCACGCCTGAAACAGCAAAATTTGCGGCAACTATGGCTTTTGCTTCACGCATTTATGCTAATTACCAGCCAAGTATGGCGCGGCGTTATTTGCAAGCTGCTGTTCATGCATGGCGGTATTTAGAAGTGACGCCAGAGCAATATATTGATTGGCAAAACGGTGATGATTCTGGCTCAGGTCCTTACATTAAAAATAAAGAAGACAATGAAGCGTCATTAGACACAGATGTTGATGATCGTTTGTGGGCATTAGCCGAGTTATATATCACCACGCAGCAAGATAAATATTTAACCGCGTTTGAAGCGCAATACGATAAGCAGTGGGTTGATATTTTTGAATGGAAAAACCCAGCCCTCATGGGTGTATGGCATCTGCTGCTTACGTTAGATCGCGGGCAAGAACTCTATCAACAACTCGCCACCGATTTACGCGATGTTGCAGAAAAATATATTACGCAAGCTAATGATTCTGCCTTCAGTATTGCTAACCAACGGTTTATTTGGGGCTCGAATAAGATGACGGCAGAAGCTGGGATCTTAATTGCTTGGTCTGATGCGATTCAACGTCATCAGCCACCGCATAAAGCGCAATATCGCGCAGTTGTTCAGTCACAGATTGATTATTTGTTAGGGGCAAACGCCTTCAATTTGAGCTTTGTGACTGGCAGCGGTACTTATGCCGTCCGTAATTTACATCATCTGTACCGTATCGCAACAGGTGTATATCTACCAGGGTATTTAGTTGGTGGGCCAAATGAAAAAGCGCAGGCTGGGGTCGCACCAAAAAATATGGGCATGTTGAGTTATATCGACAGTGAAAAGTCTTATGCAGTGAACGAATTCGCTATTGACTATAACGCAAGTTTGATTGGTTTATTGGCCACGCATCACGCGTATTTTCGTCAATATTAA
- a CDS encoding glycoside hydrolase family 2 protein gives MRIAFATMALFSLSSCAIQQPTNDWQITTQSLNGLWRLEIIDDQQRQSTSRNVNVPNNWYLEGIDHAGAAIYQREFDTRVSEESRYWLVFDAVDYEAKVSVNGEQVATHTGYFSPFGAEVSHLIRDRNNNIEVWVNSPNESIMPDWSLYKTQIKGVLNHHDTRPGGAWSDSGQDRNSGGIWGDVVLKATGPTAIASLTVVPSIDLPSKRSHSEIDKPAAKILATTKTQASVSLTVNNLYSQPISFSYRLFEGNNTTPVESYEQSVNVKAGEQIINWQLPKKVRDLWWPWDWGKPSLYRLEVTASIKGKVTDQQVTTIGFRDVDLKETFDTKENKQKGQFYINGLAYFVRGTNYIGSQWLGELTGNDYRRDIALMKSANINSVRVHAHVAGKAFYDEADKAGLLVWQDFPLQWGYSDAPQFRLEAVKQVAEMTSMLANHPSIAFWSGHNEPPWDADWMKYKYPSYQPQQNQLLTEAVYQQLLNAKDKRVVRKASYTKEHPWLGWYSGKYQDYSTATFTPIISEFGAQAMPSLAMVKDILGAKWDWPLTEQNVAKLSYHNYQPHETLMLAKVAQGESLSQFHQNSQEYQRVATKYAAEHLRLNKGEGVAAIYQFMFVDSWPSITWSVLDVTREAKPGYKALKQAYQPVIAVVERDLYSAKAHISVTVINDSLNAYPKATVWIRNQFDSKQWVFDDVDLSANSKKAIIEEANLAGVSGAIIVGITDQNGIEISRNLYNFQDK, from the coding sequence ATGAGAATAGCTTTCGCCACGATGGCGTTATTCTCATTATCATCTTGCGCTATACAACAACCTACTAATGACTGGCAAATTACAACGCAATCGTTAAATGGATTATGGCGATTAGAGATAATTGATGATCAACAACGTCAATCAACAAGTCGAAATGTCAATGTGCCGAATAACTGGTACTTGGAAGGAATTGATCATGCTGGAGCTGCAATATACCAGCGAGAATTTGATACAAGGGTTTCTGAAGAGTCACGTTATTGGTTAGTGTTTGATGCTGTAGATTATGAAGCAAAAGTGTCTGTTAATGGCGAACAAGTAGCAACGCATACTGGCTACTTTTCGCCTTTTGGTGCTGAAGTTAGCCATCTGATTCGTGATCGTAACAATAATATTGAAGTTTGGGTGAATAGCCCGAACGAATCGATTATGCCTGATTGGTCTCTATATAAGACGCAGATCAAAGGGGTCTTAAATCATCATGATACCCGCCCTGGTGGTGCATGGTCTGATTCAGGTCAAGATAGAAACTCAGGGGGAATATGGGGCGATGTTGTCCTTAAAGCCACGGGGCCAACAGCCATAGCATCTCTCACTGTGGTGCCTAGTATTGATTTACCATCAAAACGATCTCATTCTGAAATCGACAAACCTGCAGCCAAGATTCTAGCCACAACCAAGACTCAAGCATCAGTGAGCCTGACTGTTAATAATCTCTACAGTCAGCCCATTTCCTTTTCTTACCGTTTATTCGAAGGCAATAACACAACGCCTGTTGAATCCTATGAGCAATCAGTAAACGTCAAAGCCGGTGAGCAGATTATTAATTGGCAGTTGCCGAAGAAGGTTCGTGATCTTTGGTGGCCATGGGATTGGGGTAAACCAAGTCTATATCGTTTAGAGGTTACAGCTTCGATTAAAGGAAAAGTAACAGATCAGCAGGTTACAACAATTGGTTTTCGGGATGTCGATTTAAAAGAAACGTTTGATACAAAGGAAAATAAACAGAAAGGGCAATTTTATATTAATGGTTTAGCGTACTTTGTCAGAGGTACAAATTATATCGGTAGTCAGTGGTTAGGTGAATTAACCGGGAATGACTACCGACGCGATATAGCTCTTATGAAGTCAGCCAACATCAATAGCGTTCGTGTGCATGCGCATGTTGCGGGTAAAGCATTTTACGACGAAGCGGATAAAGCAGGGTTATTAGTTTGGCAAGATTTTCCCTTGCAATGGGGGTATTCAGATGCTCCGCAATTTAGGCTAGAAGCGGTAAAACAAGTGGCTGAAATGACTTCCATGCTTGCAAATCACCCTTCTATTGCATTTTGGAGTGGTCATAACGAACCGCCCTGGGATGCTGATTGGATGAAGTATAAATACCCGAGTTATCAGCCGCAGCAGAATCAATTGTTAACTGAAGCTGTTTATCAGCAGCTATTAAATGCTAAAGACAAGCGCGTTGTAAGAAAAGCATCTTATACCAAAGAACATCCTTGGTTAGGTTGGTATTCAGGTAAATATCAAGATTACAGCACAGCAACATTTACACCGATTATCAGCGAATTTGGTGCGCAAGCTATGCCAAGTTTAGCCATGGTGAAGGATATTTTAGGCGCCAAGTGGGATTGGCCGTTAACCGAACAAAATGTAGCTAAGTTGAGCTACCACAATTATCAACCACATGAAACGTTAATGCTTGCGAAGGTTGCTCAAGGTGAATCTTTGTCACAATTTCATCAAAATAGCCAAGAATATCAAAGAGTAGCCACCAAATATGCAGCTGAACACCTAAGATTAAATAAAGGTGAAGGTGTGGCTGCTATTTATCAGTTTATGTTTGTAGATAGTTGGCCTTCAATTACTTGGTCTGTGCTGGATGTGACACGTGAGGCTAAACCTGGTTATAAAGCGCTAAAACAGGCCTATCAGCCAGTGATAGCGGTTGTTGAACGTGATCTTTATAGCGCGAAAGCACATATATCTGTCACTGTGATTAATGATTCCCTTAATGCTTATCCCAAAGCAACAGTTTGGATTCGTAATCAATTTGATAGTAAGCAATGGGTATTTGATGACGTTGACCTGTCAGCCAATAGCAAGAAAGCCATCATTGAAGAGGCAAATCTTGCAGGGGTATCTGGCGCCATTATTGTTGGCATTACCGATCAAAATGGCATTGAAATTAGTCGCAACCTTTATAACTTTCAAGATAAATAG
- a CDS encoding ATP-binding protein has translation METTKCHFNKQYKSSLDVSRDVAEDIKAFWLDVGLKEDVIDQIELCLVELVNNAYEHAYQLNEGEPIELNSYIKNNELVIEIADYGESMTDEEFEKAVKGTFIEPDPEDPETWMTSGRGFIIVVQLTDNLEYEKAGGKNTFKLYKKTEA, from the coding sequence ATGGAGACGACCAAATGTCATTTTAACAAACAGTACAAAAGTTCTTTAGATGTTTCTCGCGATGTTGCTGAGGACATAAAAGCATTTTGGTTAGACGTTGGCTTGAAAGAAGATGTTATTGATCAGATTGAATTGTGTTTGGTTGAGTTGGTGAATAATGCTTACGAGCATGCTTATCAGTTAAACGAAGGCGAGCCTATCGAGCTTAATTCCTATATCAAAAATAATGAACTCGTGATTGAAATTGCCGATTACGGTGAATCAATGACTGATGAGGAATTTGAAAAGGCAGTAAAAGGAACCTTTATTGAACCCGATCCTGAAGACCCGGAAACATGGATGACGTCAGGGCGAGGCTTCATTATTGTGGTTCAACTTACAGATAACCTTGAATACGAAAAAGCTGGTGGAAAAAACACCTTCAAGCTTTATAAAAAAACAGAAGCATAG
- a CDS encoding sugar phosphate nucleotidyltransferase yields the protein MKGMILAAGKGTRVKPITQTIPKPMIPILGKPVMESMIQLFASHSIDKIVVNTSHLAEVIENYFGDGHHFNVQLSYSYEGEMKDGKFISKALGSAGGMRKIQDFSGFFDETFVVVCGDAWIDLDLTEAVKRHKEKGGIATIVTRNVDISEVSKYGVVVADDYGRVTSFQEKPSEEEALSTEINTGIYIFEPAIFDFIPSGQEFDIGSELFPALVDNDVRFYATNMDFQWLDVGNISDIWGVTSEILHGKVPGYPIPGTQVKPGIWVGINTVFDPDSCNITPPVIVSSGCEIQAGAVITGPAVIGANCKVETNAVINKSLVSDYIHISGSAFVENKTVFGDYFISHDGYTQSLIEMDAIHMLKDRRTSQPLLSHHQGQGVFFSHKPEEVTVTK from the coding sequence ATGAAGGGAATGATTCTTGCCGCAGGGAAAGGCACCCGAGTAAAACCTATTACTCAAACAATCCCTAAACCTATGATCCCCATACTGGGGAAACCTGTCATGGAGTCGATGATTCAACTGTTTGCATCACATAGCATCGACAAAATTGTGGTTAATACCAGCCATCTTGCAGAAGTGATTGAAAATTATTTCGGTGATGGTCATCACTTTAATGTGCAGTTGTCGTATTCATATGAAGGTGAAATGAAAGACGGTAAGTTCATCAGCAAAGCATTGGGTTCTGCGGGTGGCATGAGAAAAATCCAAGATTTCTCTGGCTTCTTCGATGAAACTTTTGTCGTTGTATGTGGTGATGCTTGGATCGATCTTGATTTAACGGAAGCGGTTAAGCGTCATAAAGAAAAAGGCGGCATTGCCACTATTGTTACTCGCAATGTTGATATTAGCGAAGTGAGTAAATATGGCGTTGTTGTTGCTGATGACTACGGCCGCGTGACGAGTTTCCAAGAAAAACCGTCGGAAGAGGAAGCGCTATCGACCGAAATTAATACGGGCATTTATATTTTTGAGCCTGCTATTTTTGACTTTATTCCTTCTGGTCAAGAGTTTGATATTGGGAGTGAGCTATTCCCAGCCTTGGTTGACAATGATGTGCGCTTTTATGCCACTAACATGGATTTTCAGTGGCTGGATGTCGGCAATATTAGCGACATCTGGGGAGTAACTAGTGAAATACTACACGGAAAAGTCCCTGGTTATCCTATTCCTGGAACTCAAGTGAAACCTGGAATTTGGGTGGGTATTAATACGGTCTTTGACCCTGATAGTTGCAATATTACACCTCCTGTTATTGTGAGTAGTGGCTGTGAGATCCAAGCCGGTGCTGTTATCACTGGGCCTGCGGTGATTGGTGCTAACTGTAAAGTTGAAACAAATGCCGTCATTAATAAAAGCCTAGTGAGTGATTATATTCATATTTCGGGCTCTGCATTTGTCGAAAATAAAACAGTCTTTGGTGATTATTTCATTAGTCATGATGGTTATACGCAATCTCTTATCGAGATGGATGCGATACATATGCTGAAAGATCGCCGTACCAGTCAGCCATTGTTGTCTCATCATCAAGGGCAGGGTGTTTTCTTTTCACATAAGCCAGAAGAAGTCACAGTGACTAAATAG
- a CDS encoding STAS domain-containing protein, which produces MQYEAFNQGQCTILQIKEARFDAKLAPSFRAVIEEKVNEIDAQLVLDLTDVRFMDSSGLGAVMGAYKLLKGKKISVVNPQRAVKELLKLTRMDKLIASYDSIEDAVSTVA; this is translated from the coding sequence ATGCAATACGAAGCTTTCAACCAGGGTCAATGCACAATTCTTCAAATAAAAGAGGCACGTTTTGACGCTAAATTAGCGCCAAGTTTTCGCGCTGTTATTGAAGAAAAAGTAAATGAAATTGATGCACAGCTTGTACTCGATCTTACTGATGTTCGCTTTATGGATAGCAGTGGTCTAGGTGCTGTGATGGGTGCCTATAAATTATTGAAAGGAAAGAAAATAAGTGTGGTAAACCCACAGCGTGCAGTGAAGGAACTACTTAAACTCACCCGAATGGATAAATTAATTGCGAGCTACGATTCGATCGAAGACGCTGTTAGCACTGTTGCTTAG
- a CDS encoding SpoIIE family protein phosphatase has product MNDILVVDDNRTMLMFMERVLTKRGFNVTTANDGTQALTVLEECPHIQFVLSDWMMPEMDGIELCSRLKSGSYSRYIFFVLLSGKDDQESIIDGINAGADDFVVKDTHVDEISARIKAGFRTLELHNQITAQNNELDSAYAIMKKDLESAGDLLKRLLPAERKLSGVEISYVSLPSAQIGGDMLGYMQLDEENVGFYLLDVAGHGVSSALMSFSVQQSIAVNTGKGSIVKSPIEQAPFYKINSPDSVLKQLNDLYLSDDHNLLYFTMVYSVLNVKTGMLEFSIAGHPPLVWLHAATGDAEFIGQDSFVVGAFDFVEYQTARIQLEPGDKIWIYSDGITEAEKGSEQFTEEGLRQTVMEIKHHPTTVQTEMLVNRVRDWQRSEQFDDDVSVLVVEWTGYSEGEQSCNTKLSTRVNAQFFK; this is encoded by the coding sequence ATGAATGACATTCTTGTAGTAGATGACAACAGAACCATGCTGATGTTTATGGAACGAGTGCTGACCAAGCGTGGGTTTAATGTAACAACAGCAAATGATGGCACACAGGCCTTAACGGTTTTGGAAGAATGCCCACATATCCAATTTGTATTGAGTGACTGGATGATGCCTGAAATGGATGGCATTGAACTCTGCAGCCGTCTTAAGTCTGGATCGTACTCTCGTTATATTTTTTTCGTATTACTGTCAGGTAAAGACGATCAAGAATCTATTATCGATGGCATTAATGCGGGTGCTGATGATTTTGTCGTTAAAGACACACATGTCGATGAAATATCAGCACGTATAAAAGCTGGTTTTCGTACCTTAGAGCTCCATAATCAAATAACCGCGCAAAATAATGAGCTTGATTCTGCTTACGCCATAATGAAAAAGGATTTAGAGTCTGCTGGTGATTTATTAAAACGTTTATTACCCGCAGAGCGAAAACTGTCTGGTGTTGAAATTAGCTATGTCTCTTTGCCTAGCGCCCAAATTGGCGGTGATATGCTGGGCTACATGCAGTTAGATGAAGAGAACGTCGGATTCTATCTACTCGATGTTGCAGGGCACGGGGTGTCATCGGCACTTATGTCGTTTTCTGTTCAGCAGAGTATTGCTGTCAATACTGGCAAAGGGTCGATTGTTAAATCGCCTATCGAACAAGCGCCTTTCTATAAAATTAATTCACCTGATAGCGTCCTTAAGCAGCTCAATGATCTGTATTTAAGTGATGACCATAATTTACTGTATTTCACCATGGTCTATTCCGTGCTCAATGTAAAAACGGGCATGTTGGAATTTTCAATTGCAGGGCATCCGCCTTTAGTGTGGTTGCACGCAGCAACAGGTGACGCTGAATTTATTGGTCAAGATAGCTTTGTTGTTGGGGCCTTTGATTTTGTTGAGTACCAAACGGCAAGAATACAGTTAGAGCCAGGTGACAAAATTTGGATTTATTCCGATGGCATCACTGAGGCAGAAAAAGGGTCTGAACAGTTTACTGAAGAAGGGCTTAGACAAACCGTGATGGAAATAAAACACCATCCAACCACAGTGCAAACAGAGATGTTAGTTAATCGCGTCAGGGATTGGCAACGTTCAGAACAATTTGACGATGATGTGAGTGTACTCGTAGTCGAATGGACAGGTTATTCAGAAGGGGAACAATCATGCAATACGAAGCTTTCAACCAGGGTCAATGCACAATTCTTCAAATAA